The Lineus longissimus chromosome 2, tnLinLong1.2, whole genome shotgun sequence genome window below encodes:
- the LOC135502538 gene encoding uncharacterized protein LOC135502538 gives MAGSQTRSAPGKPAPYSYWVVIGVPSVALLGYILLQNNVTEFSAYTFIDGVEPLTVYNTMKDTNTLEKLHPKMHSIKILKSKKGADGHVHRTLEVLRTVPIVGNLTIIASNYLYPAELKIFTKAKLKYGTLEEVWAFSASTKQTLSGAVFKMRVRMSQPWIIAKVGGHLVEDEHQEWLDIVKKYLQVVPAKKQQQNQQQQQQNQQRQQQQRQQQQQQHQQQHQKKP, from the exons ATGGCGGGTTCACAGACGAGGTCTGCTCCGGGAAAGCCTGCGCCCTATTCCTACTGGGTGGTCATAGGTGTCCCTTCCGTGGCCCTTTTAGGCTATATCCTCCTTCAGAATAATGTGACGGAGTTTTCAGCTTATACTTTTATTGATGGAGTGGAACCTTTGACGGTCTATAATACCATGAAGGACACGAATACGTTGGAAAAGcttcatccaaaaat GCATTCAATAAAGATCTTGAAGAGTAAAAAAGGGGCAGACGGCCACGTACACCGAACGCTAGAGGTTCTACGAACAGTGCCAATAGTTGGCAATCTTACCATCATAGCGTCGAATTATCTATACCCGGCCGAACTGAAAATATTCACCAAGGCGAAACTAAAATATGGAACTC TTGAAGAGGTTTGGGCTTTCTCCGCTTCAACAAAACAGACTCTTTCCGGAGCAGTATTCAAAATGAGGGTCAGGATGTCACAGCCATGGATTATTGCAAAGGTTGGTGGACACCTTGTCGAGGATGAACACCAGGAATGGTTGGACATTGTCAAGAAGTATCTCCAGGTCGTTCCCGCcaagaaacaacaacaaaatcagCAACAGCAACAGCAGAATCAACAACGCCAGCAACAACAACGccaacagcaacagcaacaacacCAGCAGCAACATCAAAAGAAACCTTAG
- the LOC135502546 gene encoding uncharacterized protein LOC135502546 — protein sequence MEGKRTRRVKREVHRAKTRQRHKPRGDGELSSAASQGALCGRLMPLSEWHIFAVTWATRMWIILQKEQLWILHPDEVYQSLEVAHTEVYGYGFRPYEYMAPPQSSNSTVERQEQMFGMYSMRSFLLPKVYIIVFQLAELLGTTAKPFMLGRVFHATVASFLPVSVYKFTKSFLGDKDVAAVSAVLTAFSVHLGVLGTHTLVNSLLAPVFIYCLKVIIDELANADETLSSCDDGLSEGELVEPKQLVPERTHLDGYPNSAQSTSLVSRNGHGKNSHKNSSNPVLPTVNANGSSKVSSEGDAKSNGNTTTHLETNNNTVDNGGSVFHHSKCNGHSVRNKDAISSVNLLKTLSVGFVLGLLTYIRVDLIVFLGVMAFTISFPIHKNFANKLKVVLYMIPGVAAAFVLGGADDFSNYGQWFISPRQWFKFNVYHNFSSALFGEFSSGFYVDNFILHGISTKILTCLCQLFLVMALLPIKMYGVRQYICGKYVKLFLAMAVLFIIYSIKSHKEVRFLHNVIVLFMILSGTAIVSLLRSLYSLLAGRIALYLSIFALVANFLVKFPTPKDQSTAQWSYLQIWDSSYANACFDFIGSQDDVTGVFSDRSIHMTAVYSLLHKDVPLLAINKREFQEYDKKARVKVISSDWFFPKRQLQVSVIGRMSNFITIENAPLVVKHLIENPKYNYLVIPKDDQITEQGFDEVFSSGNMKVMRRSDDRKTNENLRKLGEKIPLGTNATILEYEGSWLNTLGLYDLAIKRLELALKLDASRVRSYQLLTICLGHIGQQAKAGVVYSTCRQRFGKSCDVPQPRVVLHQDYVLKI from the exons atgGAAGGGAAAAGGACGAGGAGGGTGAAGCGGGAGGTCCACAGGGCCAAGACGCGGCAGCGACACAAGCCCCGGGGGGATGGGGAGTTGTCGTCTGCCGCTAGTCAAGGGGCGCTCTGTGGGAGACTGATGCCTCTCTCGGAATGGCATATCTTTGCGGTTACATGGGCAACCAGGATGTGGATAATCTTACAGAAGGAACAGCTTTGGATACTTCATCCCGACGAGGTTTATCAGTCGCTTGAAG TGGCCCATACCGAGGTATATGGTTATGGGTTCCGTCCCTACGAATACATGGCTCCACCACAGAGCAGCAACAGTACGGTGGAGCGCCAGGAGCAGATGTTTGGCATGTACAGCATGAGGTCCTTCCTCCTACCAAAAGTCTATATCATTGTGTTCCAGCTTGCCGAACTTCTGGGGACCACTGCAAAACCATTTATG CTTGGTCGAGTGTTCCATGCGACCGTCGCATCTTTCCTGCCGGTGTCCGTCTACAAATTCACCAAGTCCTTCCTCGGAGACAAGGACGTCGCCGCAGTCAGCGCTGTCCTCACTGCCTTTTCTGTCCATCTGGGAGTCCTAGGAACTCACACTCTAGTCAACAGTCTCTTAGCTCCAGTTTTTATTTACTGCCTGAAAGTCATCATCGATGAACTTGCCAACGCAGACGAAACGCTGTCAAGTTGTGACGACGGGCTATCGGAAGGTGAATTGGTGGAGCCAAAGCAACTTGTTCCCGAGAGAACGCATTTAGATGGATATCCTAATTCCGCGCAGAGCACCTCTTTGGTGTCACGCAATGGACATGGAAAGAATAGTCACAAAAATTCTTCGAATCCAGTATTACCGACAGTCAATGCCAATGGCAGCAGTAAAGTTTCAAGTGAGGGTGATGCGAAGTCCAATGGCAATACAACAACACACCTAGAGACTAATAACAACACTGTGGACAACGGTGGCAGTGTCTTTCACCATAGCAAGTGCAATGGACATTCTGTTCGCAACAAGGATGCGATATCATCAGTCAATCTTTTAAAAACATTGAGTGTGGGATTCGTCCTGGGTCTCCTAACTTATATTAGAGTGGATTTAATAGTCTTCTTGGGGGTAATGGCATTTACAATAAGTTTCCCGATTCACAAAAACTTTGCCAACAAACTTAAAGTCGTACTTTACATGATCCCCGGAGTAGCAGCGGCATTTGTATTGGGCGGGGCAGACGACTTTTCAAATTACGGCCAATGGTTCATATCGCCAAGACAGTGGTTTAAATTCAATGTCTATCATAATTTCTCCAGTGCCTTATTTGGGGAATTCAGCAGCGGCTTTTACGTCGATAACTTCATCTTACATGGCATCTCTACAAAAATTCTCACCTGCCTTTGTCAACTCTTTCTAGTCATGGCTTTGCTCCCAATAAAGATGTACGGAGTTCGCCAGTATATTTGCGGCAAGTACGTAAAGCTATTTCTAGCAATGGCCGTACTCTTCATCATCTATTCCATAAAATCACACAAAGAAGTGAGATTCCTTCATAATGTGATAGTCTTATTTATGATATTAAGTGGGACAGCCATTGTCTCTCTCTTACGCTCCCTCTACTCTCTACTCGCTGGCAGAATTGCCCTttatttatcaatatttgctcttgttgcaaactttttggTGAAATTCCCCACTCCAAAAGACCAGTCGACAGCGCAGTGGTCCTATCTCCAGATCTGGGATTCGAGCTATGCGAATGCCTGCTTTGACTTCATCGGTTCACAGGATGACGTTACCGGTGTCTTCAGCGACCGATCCATCCACATGACTGCCGTTTACTCCCTGTTGCACAAGGATGTACCATTACTTGCAATAAATAAGAGAGAATTTCAAGAATATGACAAGAAAGccagggtcaaggtcatctcTTCCGACTGGTTTTTTCCGAAGAGACAACTCCAGGTCTCCGTCATCGGACGGATGTCCAATTTTATCACAATCGAAAACGCGCCGCTGGTTGTCAAACACCTCATAGAAAACCCGAAATATAACTATTTAGTGATTCCAAAAGATGACCAAATAACCGAGCAAGGTTTTGATGAAGTATTTTCTTCAGGGAATATGAAGGTTATGAGAAGGTCAGACGacagaaaaacaaatgaaaacttAAGAAAACTTGGTGAGAAAATACCTCTCGGGACAAATGCAACTATTTTAGAATATGAAGGAAGCTGGCTTAATACGTTAGGTTTGTACGACTTGGCCATTAAAAGATTGGAACTGGCTTTGAAGCTTGATGCGAGCAGGGTCCGCAGTTATCAGTTGTTGACCATTTGTCTTGGCCACATTGGTCAGCAGGCGAAAGCTGGGGTGGTGTACAGTACGTGTAGGCAGCGATTCGGGAAATCTTGCGACGTGCCTCAGCCGCGTGTTGTTCTCCACCAGGATTATGTCTTGAAGATTTGA
- the LOC135483547 gene encoding protein pelota-like, with protein sequence MKLVHKDIDKGGSGSVTLIPEESEDMWHAYNLVSVGDSIRSTTIRKVTTESATGSTASNKVRTTLTVTVEGIDFDTQACMLRVKGRNIEENQYVKMGAYHTLDLELNRKFSLAKHEWDSIALERIELATDPTQKADVAAVVMQEGLAHICLVTGSMTLVRAKIEVGIPRKRKGMCSQHDKGLTRFYDQVIQGIVRHVNFDIVKCCLVASPGFVKDQFYEYMFVQAVKLDQKELLQNKSKFVLIHSSSGFKHSLKEVLCDPAVQSKLADTKAASEVRALDDFYQMLQNDPHRAFYSIKHVEHANEAQAIETLLVSDELFRSSNLDDRKRYVRLVDSVRESGGDVKIFSSLHVSGEQLGQLSGVAAILRFPIQDPDEDETSSSDED encoded by the exons ATGAAGTTGGTTCACAAGGATATTGATAAAGGGGGATCAGG GTCAGTGACCCTGATCCCGGAAGAGTCTGAAGATATGTGGCATGCATACAACCTGGTCTCTGTTGGGGACAGTATAAGGTCAACTACAATTAG gaaAGTAACAACAGAATCAGCCACAGGCAGCACTGCTAGTAATAAAGTCCGTACCACATTGACTGTCACCGTGGAAGGAATAGACTTCGACACTCAAGCTTGTATGTTGCGTGTCAAAGGTAGAAATATAGAAGAAAATCAATATGTCAAA ATGGGTGCTTATCACACGCTAGATCTTGAACTCAATAGGAAGTTTTCTTTAGCCAAACATGAATGGGATTCTATAGCTCTTGAAAGGATAG AGCTGGCAACAGATCCAACCCAAAAAGCCGATGTAGCTGCTGTTGTGATGCAAGAAGGATTAGCCCATATTTGCCTCGTCACTGGAAGTATGACATTAGTTAGAGCCAAAATAGAAGTTGGCATACCTCGGAAAAGGAAAGGCATGTGCTCTCAGCATGATAAG GGGCTGACAAGGTTTTATGATCAGGTGATACAAGGAATTGTACGACATGTCAATTTTGACA TTGTCAAGTGTTGCTTAGTAGCAAGTCCTGGCTTTGTAAAA GACCAGTTCTATGAATACATGTTTGTACAAGCAGTGAAGTTGGACCAAAAGGAGCTTCTTCAAAATAAATCTAAATTTGTATTGATACACTCGTCCTCAGGATTCAAACACTCTTTAAAAG AGGTTTTATGTGATCCTGCAGTGCAGTCAAAACTTGCCGACACCAAAGCTGCTTCTGAAGTGAGGGCATTAGATGATTTCTACCAGATGTTACAGAATGATCCTCACAGGGCATTTTATAG TATCAAGCATGTGGAACATGCCAATGAGGCTCAGGCCATCGAGACGCTATTAGTATCAGATGAACTCTTTAG GTCAAGTAATTTAGATGATAGAAAACGCTATGTTCGGTTGGTGGACAGTGTCCGAGAATCGGGCGGTGATGTtaagatattttcaagtttacatgTATCTGGAGAAC AATTAGGTCAATTATCAGGAGTAGCTGCCATATTACGGTTTCCGATTCAAGATCCGGATGAAGATGAAACGTCAAGTAGTGATGAGGattag
- the LOC135502564 gene encoding DNA polymerase delta subunit 4-like, protein MASKSRITDTFQQRKTRSSGTASSSSKPYTKTKPAKKGVAKPSTSKKEDDEDHKTLKEFDLNWEYGPCMGITRMERWKRADKHGLNPPESVKDMIEQHQKEKSYTECLWHEYNIL, encoded by the exons ATGGCATCAAAAAGCCGCATTACTGATACATTTCAACAGAGGAAGACAAGGTCCAGTGGCACTGCATCATCAAGCAGCAAACCATACACAAAAACAAAGCCAGCCAAAAAAG GTGTAGCCAAACCAAGCACCAGTAagaaagaagatgatgaagatcaTAAGACATTGAAAGAGTTTGATCTGAACTGGGAATATGGGCCATGCATGGGAATCACAAGGATGGAGCGCTGGAAGAGAGCCGACAAACATGGGTTAAATCCTCCAGAGAGTGTGAAAGATATGATCGAGCAGCATCAGAAGGAGAAATCCTACACAGAGTG CCTGTGGCATGAATACAACATACTGTGA
- the LOC135502554 gene encoding NADH-ubiquinone oxidoreductase subunit 8-like: MAMKLFTLRASARPFISQIIRPLSCTTSRPSYKDVAEKEPSMDLRDITDRAATTAFWTELFRGFGITLSMIFKEPATINYPFEKGPLSPRFRGEHALRRYPSGEERCIACKLCEAICPAQAITIEAEPRADGSRRTTRYDIDMTKCIYCGFCQEACPVDAIVEGPNFEYSTETHEELLYNKEKLLTNGDRWEVEIAANLQADHLYR; encoded by the exons ATGGCGATGAAACTTTTCACCTTGCGAGCTTCAG CTCGCCCATTTATTTCCCAGATCATACGGCCGCTTAGTTGTACAACTTCAAGACCTTCCTACA aGGATGTCGCTGAAAAAGAACCAAGTATGGATTTAAGGGACATCACAGATAGAGCTGCAACTACAGCATTCTGGACAGAATTGTTTAGAG GTTTCGGTATTACATTATCCATGATCTTCAAAGAGCCAGCAACCATAAATTACCCATTTGAGAAGGGGCCATTGAGTCCACGGTTTCGAGGCGAACATGCTCTTCGACGTTACCCTTCTGGAGAAGAGAGATGCATTGCATGCAAGCTGTGTGAAGCTATTTGTCCTGCTCAG GCCATCACTATTGAGGCCGAGCCCAGAGCAGACGGAAGTCGCCGCACCACCCGATATGATATTGACATGACTAAGTGTATTTATTGTGGTTTCTGCCAGGAGGCATGTCCAGTTGATGCCATTGTGGAG GGACCCAACTTTGAATATTCAACAGAAACCCACGAGGAATTATTATACAACAAGGAGAAGCTTCTAACAAATGGAGATCGTTGGGAGGTGGAGATTGCGGCTAATCTACAGGCAGACCATCTGTACCGATAA
- the LOC135502574 gene encoding uncharacterized protein LOC135502574: MADNRLFKGNCTKGRTFFIYDHTVLQKEEDDLQDAIIYFYPQSVDSNSQCALCGQLMGMVTFFSNILGSKPSLYRLEKEKYAVKHVGKYTLALAGDLSEPDPFLAKKLETLYSTFAFYQGSISLLEKHAEEKELGSFNKAMAMVWNSYLPFIRCYDDDLSAAFKIIPGLMLPKNGASLFLRASHLLQTFKRKAGVLGGCLFFKNKVLCSQLSPELTAKLCLIKPIQAHFPCQAVKTDYDLPNRVRLIEVYLTKEEYEQLHGACIQTYTNDAASEQEVQEDETANNICFSLNADEELPQLRPRLSKRKLSPKSSNGTGSLSTSSDAGDSNVVVSQLAVIRETDKSEEKLPCWNLTGGMSHSDSGVASQAESSPEFMKKRENFSSVSDDLQTGCADLVTVDISERSQPKWDLQDSPKAVEPDDLTDLGQVISGDYSNENANKITDNQERCIQSQDSKICDNNREYTPCDTNDTIDAKCRCQTGSDERQSGEELEVEAEQQKDSGSKNFDSATGHSGGHDSERSNYESNNETPVTLSDNVKDAPPDFSPVRARSETEELVHVEDRLSDILPVRPRSETADLVQLHSKSEFLCSKLQSGMKTKSFPEMIADQLFTGKRLRHSAPNLVINEPDDSIRRRGSTFYYDALQFDTGHGVMKSPQTGEHLESSPAVPESSLVITKDVSLDEELVSKRDAATSEKGQESDITPCDRGKQDLSCRFDSIHSSDSAEKTPVISSGNSTPTATIVGGTPLSISGRCESFNGHRVPNDSYENSPQTLGNASNSLDNLSDGNDVSKEVDEGQLEKDKSVNDFDFCQRTSTPRNRRPDNLPSVLDVSTDSYSTQISSPLSADYHDCQSDNAELSQQVPQNRKSDSLVEVSIKSIMELSATGLDSCGPDQERRDRREKQRQKVKLRSNRDRKPAPRDDDSLNTIQIKLYVQGHSDIVLLLLIEKYHLDDEALVHSLYKPSLIELADMEAEIKACHDCHEGKILEVSGSPYNYLHYDIFERDLKGNMMIPVAALETEFIQTSIFMHEDFSKSPRLTDVTLRSHMSTVYGHHSETHETYYQPPQLPSKLISSDIPLPNDANYCLENRCKNSLLKDHNIVVLR; the protein is encoded by the exons ATGGCCGACAACAGACTTTTCAAGGGTAACTG CACTAAAGGAAGGACATTTTTCATCTATGACCACACAGTACTACAGAAGGAAGAAGATGATCTTCAGGATGCCATCATCTATTTCTATCCACAGTCG GTTGACTCCAACTCGCAGTGTGCCCTATGTGGGCAGCTGATGGGCATGGTGACATTCTTTTCCAATATCCTTGGAAGCAAGCCAAGCTTATATCGACTAGAGAAGGAAAAATATGCAGTAAAACATGTTGGAAAGTATACCCTG GCCCTTGCTGGTGACCTGTCTGAACCTGATCCATTCTTGGCAAAAAAACTAGAAACACTCTACTCCACATTCGCATTCTACCAGGGCAGCATCTCTTTACTGGAAAAG CATGCTGAAGAAAAAGAGTTGGGCTCCTTCAATAAAGCCATGGCTATGGTTTGGAATTCCTACCTTCCATTCATCAGATGTTATGATGATGACCTGTCTGCAGCCTTTAAGATCATTCCAGGTTTAATGCTCCCAAAG AATGGTGCCAGTTTGTTTCTGAGAGCATCCCACCTTCTGCAGACTTTCAAGAGAAAGGCTGGAGTACTTGGAGGCTGTCTGTTCTTCAAGAACAA AGTCCTTTGCTCACAACTTTCTCCAGAACTGACAGCGAAGCTATGTCTCATAAAACCAATTCAGGCTCAT TTCCCTTGCCAGGCAGTGAAAACCG ATTATGACCTACCCAATAGAGTGCGCCTAATTGAAGTCTACCTCACAAAGGAAGAGTATGAGCAGCTGCATGGAGCCTGCATTCAGACGTACACCAATGATGCTGCGTCAGAACAAGAAGTGCAAGAAGATGAAACAGCAAATAACATCTGCTTCTCATTGAATGCTGATGAGGAATTACCCCAATTGAGGCCAAGACTTTCTAAGCGTAAATTATCACCCAAGTCTAGCAATGGTACTGGGAGCCTGAGTACATCCAGTGATGCCGGTGACTCAAATGTGGTAGTCAGTCAGTTGGCTGTTATAAGAGAAACTGACAAGTCAGAGGAGAAGCTTCCTTGTTGGAACTTAACTGGTGGGATGAGCCACTCTGATAGCGGGGTAGCGTCTCAAGCTGAGAGCAGTCCAGAATTCATGAAAAAAAGAGAGAATTTTTCAAGTGTGTCTGATGATTTGCAAACGGGATGTGCTGATCTCGTGACTGTAGATATAAGTGAGAGATCGCAGCCGAAGTGGGATTTGCAGGATTCGCCAAAGGCTGTTGAGCCAGATGATCTGACTGATTTAGGTCAAGTGATTAGTGGAGATTATTCTAACGAGAATGCGAACAAAATTACTGACAATCAGGAAAGGTGTATCCAGTCTCAAGATTCCAAGATCTGTGATAACAATCGTGAATACACACCATGTGATACTAATGATACAATAGATGCCAAGTGTCGTTGTCAGACAGGTTCTGATGAAAGGCAGTCGGGTGAAGAACTCGAAGTCGAAGCAGAGCAGCAGAAAGACAGTGGTTCTAAAAACTTTGATTCTGCCACTGGTCATAGTGGTGGTCATGATTCTGAAAGGTCGAATTATGAAAGCAATAACGAAACTCCAGTTACCTTGAGTGACAATGTAAAAGATGCACCACCAGATTTCTCTCCTGTTAGAGCGAGATCTGAAACTGAAGAACTAGTGCATGTGGAAGACAGGTTGTCAGATATCCTTCCTGTTAGGCCGAGATCGGAAACAGCAGATCTGGTGCAGTTACACTCTAAATCCGAGTTCCTCTGCAGCAAGCTACAGAGTGGTATGAAAACAAAAAGCTTTCCAGAGATGATTGCTGATCAATTGTTCACTGGTAAACGTCTGCGGCATTCCGCTCCAAATTTAGTCATAAATGAACCCGATGACTCCATTCGTAGGAGAGGCAGCACATTTTACTATGATGCACTGCAATTTGACACTGGGCATGGAGTAATGAAAAGTCCACAAACTGGGGAACATTTAGAATCTTCACCTGCTGTTCCAGAATCTTCGCTAGTTATTACGAAAGACGTTTCTCTGGATGAGGAATTGGTGTCTAAGCGTGATGCTGCAACCTCAGAAAAGGGGCAAGAATCTGATATTACACCATGTGATAGAGGTAAACAAGATCTTTCATGTAGATTTGATTCCATTCACTCTAGTGATTCGGCGGAGAAAACACCAGTGATATCCAGCGGGAATAGCACCCCAACTGCAACTATAGTTGGAGGTACTCCACTCAGTATCTCGGGGAGATGTGAATCATTTAATGGACATCGGGTACCAAATGACAGTTATGAAAACAGTCCACAAACGTTGGGAAATGCAAGTAATTCCTTGGATAATTTGTCAGACGGTAATGATGTTTCAAAGGAAGTCGATGAAGGTCAGCTGGAAAAAGATAAGTCGGTAAATGATTTCGATTTCTGCCAGAGAACTAGTACGCCAAGAAATAGGCGACCAGATAATCTGCCTTCAGTGTTGGATGTCTCTACAGATTCCTACAGCACGCAAATATCCTCACCATTAAGTGCAGATTATCACGACTGCCAGTCAGATAATGCAGAACTCTCACAGCAAGTGCCGCAAAATAGGAAGTCAGACTCTTTAGTTGAAGTTAGTATCAAGAGCATCATGGAGTTGTCAGCAACAGGTCTTGATTCGTGCGGGCCAGATCAGGAGCGACGTGATCGAAGAGAGAAACAGAGACAAAAGGTCAAGCTCAGGTCGAACCGGGACCGGAAACCAGCACCCAGAGATGATGATAGTCTCAATACAATCCAGATAAAGCTGTATGTCCAGGGCCATTCTGACATCGTCTTGTTGCTGCTGATTGAGAAGTACCACTTGGATGATGAAGCTTTGGTCCATTCTTTG TACAAACCATCCCTGATTGAGCTTGCGGACATGGAGGCCGAGATCAAGGCTTGTCACGACTGCCATGAAGGGAAAATCCTGGAAGTCTCTGGTTCACCCTACAACTATCTACATTATGATATTTTCGAGAGGGACCTCAAAG GTAATATGATGATACCAGTTGCAGCACTTGAAACAGAGTTCATTCAGACTTCCATCTTCATGCATGAGGACTTCTCAaaatctccacgtctcactgatGTCACTCTCAG ATCCCATATGTCTACTGTCTATGGACACCACAGCGAAACTCATGAAACGTACTACCAGCCTCCGCAGCTCCCAAGCAAGTTGATTTCTTCTGATATCCCTCTGCCAAATGATGCGAACTACTGCCTCGAGAACAGATGCAAGAATTCACTTCTAAAAGATCACAATATAGTTGTTCTCCGGTAG